One Carassius gibelio isolate Cgi1373 ecotype wild population from Czech Republic chromosome A20, carGib1.2-hapl.c, whole genome shotgun sequence DNA segment encodes these proteins:
- the LOC127938625 gene encoding amidophosphoribosyltransferase isoform X1 — protein sequence MEFEESGIGEECGVFGCVSAGEWPTQLEVAQILTLGLVALQHRGQESAGIVMSTGTNTPTYTTLKGMGLVNTAFKAEDLLKLRNGNLGIGHTRYSTTGISELQNCQPFVVDTLHGKIAVAHNGELVNASALRKKVMRHGVGLSTSSDSEIITQLLALTPPMEELDTPDWLARIKNLMTETPTSYSLLVMYKDVIYAVRDPYGNRPLSIGRLVPISRLHSSGAEETDTEGWVVSSESCSFQSIGAKYYREVQPGEIIQISKNGVKSLSVVPRPDGDPPAFCIFEYVYFARPDSIFEGQMVYTVRQRCGQQLAIEAPTDADVVSTVPESATPAALGYAQQSRLPYVEVLCKNRYVGRTFIQPNTRLRQLGVAKKFGALTDNFAGKRVVLIDDSIVRGNTISPIIKLLKEAGATEVHIRVASPPIRFPCYMGINIPTKEELIANKPEFEDIAGYIGATSVRYLSVEGLVSAVQSGIESHGKDERISTKTTRFGHCTACLTGKYPVELEW from the exons ATGGAGTTTGAGGAGTCGGGCATTGGGGAGGAATGCGGGGTGTTCGGCTGCGTGTCTGCGGGGGAATGGCCAACACAACTGGAGGTCGCGCAGATTTTGACACTTGGACTTGTTGCTTTGCAGCACAG GGGTCAGGAGAGTGCTGGGATTGTCATGAGTACTGGAACAAACACACCAACATACACCACCCTAAAG GGCATGGGTTTAGTGAATACAGCTTTTAAAGCAGAGGATTTGCTGAAACTGCGCAATGGTAACCTAGGCATCGGACACACACGTTACTCCACCACGGGCATCTCAGAGCTGCAGAACTGCCAGCCTTTTGTGGTAGACACTCTGCATGGCAAGATTGCAGTAGCACACAATGGGGAACTGGTCAATGCCTCCGCACTGCGCAAGAAG GTTATGCGCCATGGCGTTGGCCTCTCCACCAGCTCAGACAGTGAAATTATTACCCAGCTCCTAGCTTTGACTCCGCCCATGGAGGAGCTAGACACTCCTGATTGGTTGGCTCG taTAAAGAACCTGATGACTGAGACGCCTACTTCGTACTCACTGCTAGTGATGTATAAAGATGTGATCTATGCAGTGAGAGACCCCTATGGAAACAGGCCTCTTTCTATTGGACGTCTAGTGCCCATCTCCAGACTGCACAGCTCAG GTGCTGAAGAAACAGACACTGAAGGCTGGGTGGTCTCTTCTGAGTCCTGCAGCTTCCAGTCCATTGGAGCAAA GTATTATCGTGAAGTACAGCCCGGAGAGATCATCCAGATCTCTAAAAATGGAGTGAAGAGCCTGAGTGTTGTCCCACGGCCAGATGGAGACCCTCCTGCCTTCTGCATATTTGAGTATGTTTACTTCGCCAGGCCAGACTCCATATTTGAAG gTCAGATGGTGTATACAGTGAGGCAGCGCTGTGGACAGCAGTTGGCCATTGAGGCTCCCACTGATGCTGATGTAGTGAGCACTGTTCCAGAATCAGCCACACCTGCAGCATTAGGATACGCACAACAA TCAAGGCTTCCATATGTAGAGGTGCTGTGTAAGAACCGCTACGTGGGCAGAACATTCATTCAACCAAACACTCGCCTACGTCAGCTTGGAGTTGCCAAGAAGTTTGGGGCGTTAACAGATAACTTTGCTGGCAAACGAGTGGTGCTTATTGATGATTCGATTGTGAGGGGCAACACCATCTCCCCTATTATTAAACTGCTAAAGGAAGCGGGTGCCACAGag GTCCACATTCGAGTTGCATCACCTCCAATCAGGTTCCCTTGCTACATGGGCATTAACATTCCTACCAAAGAGGAGCTAATTGCTAACAAACCAGAGTTTGAGGATATAGCAGGTTATATTG GTGCTACAAGTGTCCGTTATTTGTCAGTTGAAGGCCTGGTATCTGCTGTTCAGAGTGGGATAGAGTCACATGGGAAAGATGAGAGGATCAGCACCAAGACTACTAGATTTGGTCATTGCACAGCCTGCCTCACAGGAAAATACCCAGTGGAGCTGGAGTGGTGA
- the LOC127938625 gene encoding amidophosphoribosyltransferase isoform X2, translated as MSTGTNTPTYTTLKGMGLVNTAFKAEDLLKLRNGNLGIGHTRYSTTGISELQNCQPFVVDTLHGKIAVAHNGELVNASALRKKVMRHGVGLSTSSDSEIITQLLALTPPMEELDTPDWLARIKNLMTETPTSYSLLVMYKDVIYAVRDPYGNRPLSIGRLVPISRLHSSGAEETDTEGWVVSSESCSFQSIGAKYYREVQPGEIIQISKNGVKSLSVVPRPDGDPPAFCIFEYVYFARPDSIFEGQMVYTVRQRCGQQLAIEAPTDADVVSTVPESATPAALGYAQQSRLPYVEVLCKNRYVGRTFIQPNTRLRQLGVAKKFGALTDNFAGKRVVLIDDSIVRGNTISPIIKLLKEAGATEVHIRVASPPIRFPCYMGINIPTKEELIANKPEFEDIAGYIGATSVRYLSVEGLVSAVQSGIESHGKDERISTKTTRFGHCTACLTGKYPVELEW; from the exons ATGAGTACTGGAACAAACACACCAACATACACCACCCTAAAG GGCATGGGTTTAGTGAATACAGCTTTTAAAGCAGAGGATTTGCTGAAACTGCGCAATGGTAACCTAGGCATCGGACACACACGTTACTCCACCACGGGCATCTCAGAGCTGCAGAACTGCCAGCCTTTTGTGGTAGACACTCTGCATGGCAAGATTGCAGTAGCACACAATGGGGAACTGGTCAATGCCTCCGCACTGCGCAAGAAG GTTATGCGCCATGGCGTTGGCCTCTCCACCAGCTCAGACAGTGAAATTATTACCCAGCTCCTAGCTTTGACTCCGCCCATGGAGGAGCTAGACACTCCTGATTGGTTGGCTCG taTAAAGAACCTGATGACTGAGACGCCTACTTCGTACTCACTGCTAGTGATGTATAAAGATGTGATCTATGCAGTGAGAGACCCCTATGGAAACAGGCCTCTTTCTATTGGACGTCTAGTGCCCATCTCCAGACTGCACAGCTCAG GTGCTGAAGAAACAGACACTGAAGGCTGGGTGGTCTCTTCTGAGTCCTGCAGCTTCCAGTCCATTGGAGCAAA GTATTATCGTGAAGTACAGCCCGGAGAGATCATCCAGATCTCTAAAAATGGAGTGAAGAGCCTGAGTGTTGTCCCACGGCCAGATGGAGACCCTCCTGCCTTCTGCATATTTGAGTATGTTTACTTCGCCAGGCCAGACTCCATATTTGAAG gTCAGATGGTGTATACAGTGAGGCAGCGCTGTGGACAGCAGTTGGCCATTGAGGCTCCCACTGATGCTGATGTAGTGAGCACTGTTCCAGAATCAGCCACACCTGCAGCATTAGGATACGCACAACAA TCAAGGCTTCCATATGTAGAGGTGCTGTGTAAGAACCGCTACGTGGGCAGAACATTCATTCAACCAAACACTCGCCTACGTCAGCTTGGAGTTGCCAAGAAGTTTGGGGCGTTAACAGATAACTTTGCTGGCAAACGAGTGGTGCTTATTGATGATTCGATTGTGAGGGGCAACACCATCTCCCCTATTATTAAACTGCTAAAGGAAGCGGGTGCCACAGag GTCCACATTCGAGTTGCATCACCTCCAATCAGGTTCCCTTGCTACATGGGCATTAACATTCCTACCAAAGAGGAGCTAATTGCTAACAAACCAGAGTTTGAGGATATAGCAGGTTATATTG GTGCTACAAGTGTCCGTTATTTGTCAGTTGAAGGCCTGGTATCTGCTGTTCAGAGTGGGATAGAGTCACATGGGAAAGATGAGAGGATCAGCACCAAGACTACTAGATTTGGTCATTGCACAGCCTGCCTCACAGGAAAATACCCAGTGGAGCTGGAGTGGTGA
- the LOC127938624 gene encoding uncharacterized protein LOC127938624, which translates to MSANSLYADQFKRNDDVFRNAMEAIFQKYSSLNDPGIDVCLKTMTCRTGRGPVPIDSVEGERELEALKTRVRADISMREFEDQENDQFQMDVSGITEDDLNGSSQKENSENLWHRGDSFQLSMNLNNTSDSLWGDSSQPEEEDEELEKTLSSHGSTLLDVYPSMLNQIGEAYRRQHVTDTARAVVQKYRHKHWQGGLLHRNASINKRHKCTLNKTTEISFTSQSPVQRNISNCFKSTDKLKHLLKNKSRSSPLKNSSYEASACFYSPRRNSVDVSGVTDECTWTDMHLTSKPARVIDFSTPAYTGSPSCSDQSPDLDQTYEVGPTFNAIPASSVLMSPRQSRADLSLIDRRGISVSSRPSSLNKDCFRDRLHSPVPSPHCGLTGVLSPSGKSSFRPGVLNMERHINSTASPKRRSPVHHLSHPEVLRSPYGAKQVPLSSPRWSVYDHPDRSLSKVEKSHFTLSKRQRSLSGPQSTCSFSELQIDAEFRKLYHHFICRGTSSPCPSSHCHLCERHMKEPSRSPSFSSSSMSALALTPLRDKLKKRPRQPEVEESLRFKRFRESRSPLKHLQLRDSYITPGMSEPFEDKHTMDRAVLLQCPSPRFLMGTGNLRKIREAKLNMSWRDAPSRVHTVEAVSPMRPINQGTSPLSLSLSRRRLQYGLLQ; encoded by the exons ATGTCTGCAAATTCTTTATATGCAGATCAATTCAAGAGAAACGACGATGTGTTTAGAAACGCAATGGAAGCTATTTTTCAAAAG TATTCTAGTCTGAATGATCCTGGGATAGACGTCTGTCTGaaaacaatgacctgcaggactgGTAGAG GTCCTGTGCCCATTGACAGTGTAGAGGGAGAACGTGAGTTGGAAGCATTAAAG ACTCGAGTTAGAGCAGACATTTCGATGAGGG AGTTTGAGGACCAGGAGAATGATCag TTTCAGATGGATGTGTCAGGGATCACTGAGGATGATCTTAATGGCTCTAGTCAAAAGGAAAACAGTGAAAATTTGT GGCACAGAGGTGATTCATTCCAGCTCTCTATGAATCTGAATAACACATCTGATTCTCTGTGGGGTGACTCATCTCAGCCTGAAGAAGAGGATGAAGAACTGGAGAAAACACTGAGCAGCCATGGAAGTACCCTCCTGGATGTCTATCCCAGCATGCTCAACCAGATTGGTGAGGCATACCGGCGACAGCACGTGACTGATACGGCGAGGGCCGTAGTGCAGAAGTACCGCCACAAACACTGGCAAGGTGGCCTATTGCATCGCAATGCATCCATTAATAAGAGACACAAATGCACTCTGAACAAAACAACAGAGATCTCATTTACCAGTCAAAGTCCAGTTCAAAGAAACATTAGCAACTGTTTCAAGAGCACTGACAAACTTAAACATTTGCTTAAGAACAAATCAAGGTCTTCGCCACTCAAAAATTCATCCTATGAGGCCAGTGCCTGTTTTTACTCACCCAGGAGGAACAGCGTGGATGTGAGCGGTGTGACTGATGAGTGTACATGGACTGATATGCATTTAACAAGTAAACCTGCACGTGTGATTGACTTCTCCACACCTGCATATACTGGTTCCCCCTCATGTAGTGACCAATCTCCAGATCTGGATCAAACCTATGAGGTTGGACCAACATTTAATGCTATTCCTGCCTCATCGGTTCTTATGTCTCCACGACAAAGCAGAGCAGATCTGTCTCTTATTGACCGGAGAGGAATATCAGTCTCCTCCCGACCTTCCTCATTGAATAAAGACTGTTTCAGGGACCGCCTTCACTCTCCAGTCCCCTCCCCTCACTGTGGTCTCACTGGTGTTTTATCTCCTAGTGGAAAAAGTAGCTTCAGACCTGGTGTGCTGAACATGGAAAGACACATAAACTCAACAGCAAGTCCAAAGCGGAGGTCTCCTGTCCACCATCTGTCCCATCCTGAGGTCCTCAGATCTCCTTATGGTGCCAAACAGGTGCCATTGTCCTCACCCCGGTGGTCTGTTTACGACCACCCTGACCGAAGCTTATCCAAGGTGGAGAAATCCCATTTTACTCTATCCAAGCGTCAACGCTCTCTTTCTGGCCCTCAGTCCACCTGCTCATTCAGTGAACTGCAGATTGATGCTGAGTTCAGAAAGCTGTATCACCACTTCATCTGTCGTGGGACATCATCGCCGTGTCCTTCCTCCCACTGTCACCTGTGTGAGAGACACATGAAGGAGCCGTCCCGAAGCCCCAGCTTTTCCTCCTCCAGCATGTCTGCTCTCGCTCTGACTCCCCTGAGAGACAAGCTCAAGAAACGCCCCCGTCAGCCCGAAGTGGAAGAGTCACTCCGATTCAAACGCTTCAGAGAGAGTCGTTCTCCACTTAAACATCTCCAGCTGAGAGACAGCTATATCACCCCTGGCATGTCAGAACCTTTTGAAGACAAACACACCATGGATAGAGCTGTCCTCCTACAGTGCCCCAGTCCACGGTTCCTCATGGGCACTGGAAACCTCAGAAAAATCAGGGAGGCTAAATTAAATATGTCTTGG AGAGATGCCCCAAGCAGAGTTCATACAGTGGAGG cTGTATCGCCCATGAGACCCATTAACCAGGGCACCTCACCACTCTCTCTTAG TCTCTCCAGGAGGCGACTGCAGTATGGTCTTCTGCAGTGA